One segment of Syngnathus typhle isolate RoL2023-S1 ecotype Sweden linkage group LG9, RoL_Styp_1.0, whole genome shotgun sequence DNA contains the following:
- the LOC133159948 gene encoding guanine nucleotide exchange factor DBS-like isoform X4, translating to MKCSQQAWSSRMEAGKVSHSGSFVDLDLDSGFCNEVDSGLQSTVGLERLNLVELANGRELDGLVMTGCADGKKRQRRKEESNMEVDSGSEQQWSGSLLVCLQPVEESWDHVCISLEEVEKYSRFSCYCHWLCDEIMQLDSSPLRAADITPELRRQFAFLSGGRGDNGSPIIVFPEFPAFSEITDREFHNVLTYLTSVPSLPSTDVGFILVIDRRQDRWAAVKGTLLRIAGAFPGNLQLVLVLRPTTLFQRTLSDILFKFNKDEFKMKVPVIMLSSVSELHSYIDHTQLSQDLGGTQAYCHEKWIAHRTAIEGFALMVKKMAQALQSFGAELAEAELPNETQATTLLLSAHCCKKDQMKDDLLVALSQGSRLLESINEPLMRNPDHNMNQDELENLATVQRLLSQLDETERAFDEFWAKHRAKLEQCLQLRHFEDDYKEVRLLLDQLSEKLAAFSEVGISHNHADHILSDLTIFEESVGEALDRALALAGEGDDLIQKNHSAQDSIVPKSNELRALCQELNDNLKAKKELLLKVRELHHFLERASKWCDDGIYLLASQPVDKCQSHEGAESALQELEGFLADAGRDRLSDPNSIWADYEAVLDQQLREQVEKVLQKQVSMQEMFDKRRVSLNKLAAKQTRPVQPVAPRPEAFIKSPLSSPAHRGKLDRSHSEGNNESCGKGDRHLLNGEGKLRHGSLSEEEENLAVLRRHVMNELLETERAYVEELLCVLQGYASEMDNAAMAHLIPPHLQNKKEVLFGNMPEIYHFHKRTFLRELELYADCPELVGRCFLERMTDLQIYEKYCHNKPRSESLWRQCSDSIFFQVVSTHDACVYSLLECLTSLFHNLYQECQKKLEHKLGLDSYLLKPVQRITKYQLLLKEMLKYSKGCEGTDDLQEALTSILGILKAVNDSMHLIAITGYEGNLSELGKLLMQGSFSVWTEHKKGHAKVKDLARFKPMQRHIFLHEKALLFCKRREESGEGYEKAPSYSFKQSLSMNAVGITENAKGDNKKFEIWWNSREEVYIVQAPSAEVKTTWVKEIRKVLTTQLEACREASQQRAPDQATQGPPVAGGTENQSASPFKMGQRSLRKGDERKAEHCGFNANSSPSPKSAGKERATSPTSDRSAAAKKRFTLQGFSNLKAQKGSPTSPDQKTKRQSDPTPFGFKGWNKSSLSMGASEEQDGYSSGEDPLNSDPEDESPKKLCTGKYTATGDYEGSTQELAVKSGDVVELVKEGENGQWLVRNLNTSTEGWMATANLVNLIAKSKSCQSLTSSEGSGSGHLSTSSSCSETCTPFTDIKS from the exons ATGAAGTGCAGTCAACAAGCCTGGAGCAGCAGGATGGAAGCAGGGAAGGTGTCACATTCAGGCTCCTTTGTGGATCTTGACTTGGATTCTGGTTTTTGTAATGAAGTGGATTCGGGGCTGCAGAGTACTGTGGGATTGGAGAGATTGAATTTGGTTGAGCTAGCGAATGGACGGGAGCTTGACGGACTTGTAATGACGGGTTGTGCTGATGGGAAGAAACGACagaggagaaaagaagaaaGTAATATGGAGGTTGATTCCGGATCCGAACAGCAGTGGAGTGGGTCATTGCTGGTGTGTCTGCAGCCTGTAGAGGAGAGCTGGGATCATGTGTGCATCTCCCTAGAGGAGGTTGAAAAATACTCCAGATTTTCCTGTTACTGCCACTGGTTGTGTG ATGAGATCATGCAATTGGACAGCAGCCCTCTTCGTGCTGCTGACATCACTCCTGAACTCAGGAGACAATTTGCTTTTCTTTCAG GAGGCAGAGGAGACAATGGCAGCCCCATCATCGTGTTCCCAGAATTCCCAGCCTTCAGTGAGATCACCGACAGAGAGTTTCACAATGTGCTTACGTACCTGACAAGTGTACCCAG TTTGCCATCAACGGACGTGGGCTTCATCCTCGTCATCGATCGTCGGCAGGACCGATGGGCGGCCGTCAAAGGGACCCTGCTTCGGATTGCG GGTGCATTCCCTGGAAACCTCCAGCTGGTTCTGGTCCTGAGGCCCACCACTCTTTTCCAACGCACACTCTCTGACATCCTCTTCAAGTTCAACAAGGATGAGTTTAAAATGAAAGTGCCT GTGATCATGCTTAGCTCGGTGAGTGAGCTTCACTCCTACATTGACCACACGCAGCTGAGCCAGGACCTCGGGGGAACGCAGGCCTACTGTCATGAGAAGTGGATCGCTCACCGCACC GCTATCGAGGGCTTTGCATTGATGGTAAAGAAGATGGCCCAGGCCCTGCAGTCATTTGGCGCTGAGCTGGCTGAAGCAGAACTCCCCAATGAGACCCAGGCCACCACCCTCCTCCTCAGTGCACACTGCTGCAAGAAAGATCAGATGAAG GATGATCTGCTGGTGGCTCTTAGCCAAGGCAGCAGGCTTTTGGAGAGCATCAATGAACCTCTGATGCGCAACCCCGACCATAACATGAACCAGGATGAACTGGAAAACCTGGCAACTGTGCAAAG ACTGCTGTCTCAGTTGGACGAGACCGAAAGAGCTTTTGACGAGTTCTGGGCAAAGCACAGAGCCAAACTGGAGCAGTGTCTCCAGCTGCGCCACTTTGAGGATGACTACAAGGAG GTGAGGCTTCTGCTGGATCAGTTGTCAGAGAAACTGGCCGCTTTCTCTGAGGTGGGGATTAGCCACAACCACGCTGACCATATCCTCAGTGATCTCACCATCTTCGAGGAGAGCGTCGGC GAGGCATTGGACAGAGCTTTGGCTTTGGCCGGTGAAGGTGATGACCTAATTCAGAAGAATCACTCCGCTCAGGATTCCATTGTGCCGAAAAGCAACGAGCTACGAGCGCTCTGTCAGGAGCTGAATGACAACTTGAAGGCTAAGAAGGAGCTGCTCCTCAAAGTCCGAGAGTTGCATCACTTCTTGGAGAGG GCTTCCAAGTGGTGCGATGATGGCATTTACCTGCTGGCCTCTCAGCCTGTGGACAAGTGTCAGTCCCATGAGGGGGCTGAGTCAGCTCTGCAGGAGCTGGAGGGGTTCCTGGCAGACGCAGGCCGAGACAGACTGTCTGATCCCAATAGCATCTGGGCGGATTACGAGGCCGTGCTTGACCAGCAGCTCAGG GAACAAGTGGAGAAGGTGCTCCAAAAGCAGGTGTCAATGCAGGAGATGTTTGACAAGAGGAGAGTCAGCCTGAACAAACTCGCAGCCAAGCAGACCAGACCAGTACAGCCGGTCGCTCCCAGACCTGAAGCCTTCATTAAATCACCTCTCAGCTCTCCTG CACATCGAGGTAAACTGGATAGAAGTCACTCTGAGGGAAACAATGAAAGCTGTGGCAAA GGAGACAGGCACTTACTGAACGGAGAGGGTAAACTCAGACACGGCTCTTtgtcggaggaggaggagaacctGGCAGTGCTCAGGAG GCACGTTATGAATGAGCTGCTGGAAACGGAGAGGGCTTATGTTGAGGAGCTGCTGTGTGTCTTACAG GGTTATGCCTCTGAGATGGATAACGCAGCCATGGCGCACCTTATCCCCCCACATTTACAGAACAAAAAGGAGGTTTTGTTTGGCAACATGCCAGAAATCTACCACTTCCACAAGAG gaCGTTTCTCAGGGAGTTAGAATTGTATGCAGACTGTCCAGAGCTAGTTGGGAGATGTTTCCTGGAAAGG ATGACAGACCTGCAAATCTACGAGAAGTACTGTCACAACAAACCTCGCTCCGAAAGTCTCTGGAGACAGTGCTCCGACTCCATCTTCTTCCAGGTAGTGTCAACACATGATGCATGCGTTTATTCTTTGCTTGAGTGTTTGACATCTTTATTTCACAATCTTTACCAGGAGTGTCAAAAAAAGCTGGAGCACAAGCTTGGCTTGGATTCCTATTTGCTTAAGCCTGTGCAGAGAATAACCAAATACCAACTGCTGTTAAAG GAAATGTTGAAGTACAGTAAAGGCTGTGAGGGTACAGATGACCTGCAAGAAGCTCTGACATCAATTTTGGGCATACTTAAGGCTGTCAATGACTCCATGCACCTCATCGCCATTACAGGATATGAA GGCAACCTGAGTGAGTTGGGCAAGCTGCTGATGCAGGGCTCCTTCAGCGTGTGGACGGAACACAAGAAAGGCCACGCCAAGGTCAAGGACCTGGCCCGCTTCAAGCCCATGCAAAGACACATCTTCCTGCATGAGAAGGCCCTGCTCTTCTGTAAGCGGAGGGAGGAGAGCGGGGAGGGTTACGAGAAGGCTCCTTCCTACAGCTTCAAGCAGTCACTCAGC ATGAACGCTGTGGGGATTACGGAAAATGCTAAGGGAGATAACAAGAAGTTTGAAATCTGGTGGAACTCCAGAGAAGAGGTCTACATTGTGCAG GCACCGTCAGCTGAAGTGAAAACAACCTGGGTGAAGGAGATCAGGAAAGTTTTGACAACTCAACTGGAAGCGTGCAGAG AAGCAAGTCAGCAGAGGGCGCCAGATCAAGCTACGCAAGGCCCCCCAGTGGCAGGAGGAACAGAGAATCAAAG CGCCAGTCCGTTCAAGATGGGCCAGAGAAGTTTGAGGAAAGGAGACGAGAGGAAAGCGGAGCACTGCGGCTTCAATGCTAATTCCTCTCCTTCGCCAAAGTCAGCAGGAAAAG AGAGAGCCACAAGCCCGACCTCAGACAGAAGCGCCGCGGCTAAAAAGCGCTTTACTTTACAGGGCTTCAGTAACCTCAAAGCTCAGAAAG GATCCCCGACCAGCCCGGATCAGAAGACTAAGCGGCAGAGTGACCCGACGCCGTTCGGCTTTAAAG GCTGGAACAAGTCTTCTCTCTCCATGGGTGCGTCGGAAGAGCAGGACGGCTACTCCAGCGGTGAGGATCCTCTCAACTCTGACCCAGAGGACGAGAGCCCTAAGAAGCTG TGCACTGGTAAATACACGGCGACGGGCGACTACGAGGGTTCCACCCAAGAGCTAGCGGTGAAAAGCGGCGACGTAGTGGAGTTAGTGAAGGAGGGGGAGAATGGGCAGTG GTTAGTACGTAACCTGAACACCTCCACAGAGGGCTGGATGGCCACTGCAAATTTGGTTAACCTCATTGCAAAGTCCAAGTCGTGCCAGTCGCTCACCAGCTCAG AAGGCAGTGGATCAGGACACCTCAGCACATCATCCAGTTGCAGCGAAACCTGCACGCCTTTTACGGACATCAAATCCTGA
- the LOC133159948 gene encoding guanine nucleotide exchange factor DBS-like isoform X6 — protein sequence MKCSQQAWSSRMEAGKVSHSGSFVDLDLDSGFCNEVDSGLQSTVGLERLNLVELANGRELDGLVMTGCADGKKRQRRKEESNMEVDSGSEQQWSGSLLVCLQPVEESWDHVCISLEEVEKYSRFSCYCHWLCDEIMQLDSSPLRAADITPELRRQFAFLSGGRGDNGSPIIVFPEFPAFSEITDREFHNVLTYLTSVPSLPSTDVGFILVIDRRQDRWAAVKGTLLRIAGAFPGNLQLVLVLRPTTLFQRTLSDILFKFNKDEFKMKVPVIMLSSVSELHSYIDHTQLSQDLGGTQAYCHEKWIAHRTAIEGFALMVKKMAQALQSFGAELAEAELPNETQATTLLLSAHCCKKDQMKDDLLVALSQGSRLLESINEPLMRNPDHNMNQDELENLATVQRLLSQLDETERAFDEFWAKHRAKLEQCLQLRHFEDDYKEVRLLLDQLSEKLAAFSEVGISHNHADHILSDLTIFEESVGEALDRALALAGEGDDLIQKNHSAQDSIVPKSNELRALCQELNDNLKAKKELLLKVRELHHFLERASKWCDDGIYLLASQPVDKCQSHEGAESALQELEGFLADAGRDRLSDPNSIWADYEAVLDQQLREQVEKVLQKQVSMQEMFDKRRVSLNKLAAKQTRPVQPVAPRPEAFIKSPLSSPAHRGKLDRSHSEGNNESCGKGDRHLLNGEGKLRHGSLSEEEENLAVLRRHVMNELLETERAYVEELLCVLQGYASEMDNAAMAHLIPPHLQNKKEVLFGNMPEIYHFHKRTFLRELELYADCPELVGRCFLERMTDLQIYEKYCHNKPRSESLWRQCSDSIFFQVVSTHDACVYSLLECLTSLFHNLYQECQKKLEHKLGLDSYLLKPVQRITKYQLLLKEMLKYSKGCEGTDDLQEALTSILGILKAVNDSMHLIAITGYEGNLSELGKLLMQGSFSVWTEHKKGHAKVKDLARFKPMQRHIFLHEKALLFCKRREESGEGYEKAPSYSFKQSLSMNAVGITENAKGDNKKFEIWWNSREEVYIVQAPSAEVKTTWVKEIRKVLTTQLEACREASQQRAPDQATQGPPVAGGTENQSASPFKMGQRSLRKGDERKAEHCGFNANSSPSPKSAGKGSPTSPDQKTKRQSDPTPFGFKGWNKSSLSMGASEEQDGYSSGEDPLNSDPEDESPKKLCTGKYTATGDYEGSTQELAVKSGDVVELVKEGENGQWLVRNLNTSTEGWMATANLVNLIAKSKSCQSLTSSEGSGSGHLSTSSSCSETCTPFTDIKS from the exons ATGAAGTGCAGTCAACAAGCCTGGAGCAGCAGGATGGAAGCAGGGAAGGTGTCACATTCAGGCTCCTTTGTGGATCTTGACTTGGATTCTGGTTTTTGTAATGAAGTGGATTCGGGGCTGCAGAGTACTGTGGGATTGGAGAGATTGAATTTGGTTGAGCTAGCGAATGGACGGGAGCTTGACGGACTTGTAATGACGGGTTGTGCTGATGGGAAGAAACGACagaggagaaaagaagaaaGTAATATGGAGGTTGATTCCGGATCCGAACAGCAGTGGAGTGGGTCATTGCTGGTGTGTCTGCAGCCTGTAGAGGAGAGCTGGGATCATGTGTGCATCTCCCTAGAGGAGGTTGAAAAATACTCCAGATTTTCCTGTTACTGCCACTGGTTGTGTG ATGAGATCATGCAATTGGACAGCAGCCCTCTTCGTGCTGCTGACATCACTCCTGAACTCAGGAGACAATTTGCTTTTCTTTCAG GAGGCAGAGGAGACAATGGCAGCCCCATCATCGTGTTCCCAGAATTCCCAGCCTTCAGTGAGATCACCGACAGAGAGTTTCACAATGTGCTTACGTACCTGACAAGTGTACCCAG TTTGCCATCAACGGACGTGGGCTTCATCCTCGTCATCGATCGTCGGCAGGACCGATGGGCGGCCGTCAAAGGGACCCTGCTTCGGATTGCG GGTGCATTCCCTGGAAACCTCCAGCTGGTTCTGGTCCTGAGGCCCACCACTCTTTTCCAACGCACACTCTCTGACATCCTCTTCAAGTTCAACAAGGATGAGTTTAAAATGAAAGTGCCT GTGATCATGCTTAGCTCGGTGAGTGAGCTTCACTCCTACATTGACCACACGCAGCTGAGCCAGGACCTCGGGGGAACGCAGGCCTACTGTCATGAGAAGTGGATCGCTCACCGCACC GCTATCGAGGGCTTTGCATTGATGGTAAAGAAGATGGCCCAGGCCCTGCAGTCATTTGGCGCTGAGCTGGCTGAAGCAGAACTCCCCAATGAGACCCAGGCCACCACCCTCCTCCTCAGTGCACACTGCTGCAAGAAAGATCAGATGAAG GATGATCTGCTGGTGGCTCTTAGCCAAGGCAGCAGGCTTTTGGAGAGCATCAATGAACCTCTGATGCGCAACCCCGACCATAACATGAACCAGGATGAACTGGAAAACCTGGCAACTGTGCAAAG ACTGCTGTCTCAGTTGGACGAGACCGAAAGAGCTTTTGACGAGTTCTGGGCAAAGCACAGAGCCAAACTGGAGCAGTGTCTCCAGCTGCGCCACTTTGAGGATGACTACAAGGAG GTGAGGCTTCTGCTGGATCAGTTGTCAGAGAAACTGGCCGCTTTCTCTGAGGTGGGGATTAGCCACAACCACGCTGACCATATCCTCAGTGATCTCACCATCTTCGAGGAGAGCGTCGGC GAGGCATTGGACAGAGCTTTGGCTTTGGCCGGTGAAGGTGATGACCTAATTCAGAAGAATCACTCCGCTCAGGATTCCATTGTGCCGAAAAGCAACGAGCTACGAGCGCTCTGTCAGGAGCTGAATGACAACTTGAAGGCTAAGAAGGAGCTGCTCCTCAAAGTCCGAGAGTTGCATCACTTCTTGGAGAGG GCTTCCAAGTGGTGCGATGATGGCATTTACCTGCTGGCCTCTCAGCCTGTGGACAAGTGTCAGTCCCATGAGGGGGCTGAGTCAGCTCTGCAGGAGCTGGAGGGGTTCCTGGCAGACGCAGGCCGAGACAGACTGTCTGATCCCAATAGCATCTGGGCGGATTACGAGGCCGTGCTTGACCAGCAGCTCAGG GAACAAGTGGAGAAGGTGCTCCAAAAGCAGGTGTCAATGCAGGAGATGTTTGACAAGAGGAGAGTCAGCCTGAACAAACTCGCAGCCAAGCAGACCAGACCAGTACAGCCGGTCGCTCCCAGACCTGAAGCCTTCATTAAATCACCTCTCAGCTCTCCTG CACATCGAGGTAAACTGGATAGAAGTCACTCTGAGGGAAACAATGAAAGCTGTGGCAAA GGAGACAGGCACTTACTGAACGGAGAGGGTAAACTCAGACACGGCTCTTtgtcggaggaggaggagaacctGGCAGTGCTCAGGAG GCACGTTATGAATGAGCTGCTGGAAACGGAGAGGGCTTATGTTGAGGAGCTGCTGTGTGTCTTACAG GGTTATGCCTCTGAGATGGATAACGCAGCCATGGCGCACCTTATCCCCCCACATTTACAGAACAAAAAGGAGGTTTTGTTTGGCAACATGCCAGAAATCTACCACTTCCACAAGAG gaCGTTTCTCAGGGAGTTAGAATTGTATGCAGACTGTCCAGAGCTAGTTGGGAGATGTTTCCTGGAAAGG ATGACAGACCTGCAAATCTACGAGAAGTACTGTCACAACAAACCTCGCTCCGAAAGTCTCTGGAGACAGTGCTCCGACTCCATCTTCTTCCAGGTAGTGTCAACACATGATGCATGCGTTTATTCTTTGCTTGAGTGTTTGACATCTTTATTTCACAATCTTTACCAGGAGTGTCAAAAAAAGCTGGAGCACAAGCTTGGCTTGGATTCCTATTTGCTTAAGCCTGTGCAGAGAATAACCAAATACCAACTGCTGTTAAAG GAAATGTTGAAGTACAGTAAAGGCTGTGAGGGTACAGATGACCTGCAAGAAGCTCTGACATCAATTTTGGGCATACTTAAGGCTGTCAATGACTCCATGCACCTCATCGCCATTACAGGATATGAA GGCAACCTGAGTGAGTTGGGCAAGCTGCTGATGCAGGGCTCCTTCAGCGTGTGGACGGAACACAAGAAAGGCCACGCCAAGGTCAAGGACCTGGCCCGCTTCAAGCCCATGCAAAGACACATCTTCCTGCATGAGAAGGCCCTGCTCTTCTGTAAGCGGAGGGAGGAGAGCGGGGAGGGTTACGAGAAGGCTCCTTCCTACAGCTTCAAGCAGTCACTCAGC ATGAACGCTGTGGGGATTACGGAAAATGCTAAGGGAGATAACAAGAAGTTTGAAATCTGGTGGAACTCCAGAGAAGAGGTCTACATTGTGCAG GCACCGTCAGCTGAAGTGAAAACAACCTGGGTGAAGGAGATCAGGAAAGTTTTGACAACTCAACTGGAAGCGTGCAGAG AAGCAAGTCAGCAGAGGGCGCCAGATCAAGCTACGCAAGGCCCCCCAGTGGCAGGAGGAACAGAGAATCAAAG CGCCAGTCCGTTCAAGATGGGCCAGAGAAGTTTGAGGAAAGGAGACGAGAGGAAAGCGGAGCACTGCGGCTTCAATGCTAATTCCTCTCCTTCGCCAAAGTCAGCAGGAAAAG GATCCCCGACCAGCCCGGATCAGAAGACTAAGCGGCAGAGTGACCCGACGCCGTTCGGCTTTAAAG GCTGGAACAAGTCTTCTCTCTCCATGGGTGCGTCGGAAGAGCAGGACGGCTACTCCAGCGGTGAGGATCCTCTCAACTCTGACCCAGAGGACGAGAGCCCTAAGAAGCTG TGCACTGGTAAATACACGGCGACGGGCGACTACGAGGGTTCCACCCAAGAGCTAGCGGTGAAAAGCGGCGACGTAGTGGAGTTAGTGAAGGAGGGGGAGAATGGGCAGTG GTTAGTACGTAACCTGAACACCTCCACAGAGGGCTGGATGGCCACTGCAAATTTGGTTAACCTCATTGCAAAGTCCAAGTCGTGCCAGTCGCTCACCAGCTCAG AAGGCAGTGGATCAGGACACCTCAGCACATCATCCAGTTGCAGCGAAACCTGCACGCCTTTTACGGACATCAAATCCTGA